Proteins from a single region of Thiomicrorhabdus sp. Kp2:
- a CDS encoding methyl-accepting chemotaxis protein, protein MKDWLRKLTIKQKMRFGFGVIWGVLAIITIQAAVNLAVVRSNMSEVVEKQQPIALAAKQSAFLLEKSMNALSMYILMNDENVLKLYEDGLASVKQNMAQSKKDLQEFGTEQKVLLEKYQQLEKHMLQLDALVLEVKSFQKSRTAKFPAFKYVNNNMMAIANQVQQVISSMINSELSELSQDREGVIGDLLSLQKTWLNVTSSLRGYIGFRSQTMSEATDNYLDLFEQVLQKLQNQRAVELTFEEEEGLSALAALYESYREHYMVVKGIHGGEKWRMDVWFMNNKIQPVFNQLDEELIAISDLAVSEVESMSESVLQLSLNSIIILLLLSFIGQVAGMLVSRRVTASVVNPIQEISAAMKDISEGEGDLTRRLPVNSSDEVGKLAEHFNLFVERIHTMLSEVANTINQLEVSSGELLGITQKAKSGAQQQLSATGGLSASMIDMTEKSKSVEDHSHNTSRATQEAADRVKKGGEMVISTADQMQQLSTGMDEMNASVNLLREDSESIGTVVNVIREIAEQTNLLSLNAAIEAARAGEHGRGFAVVADEVRGLAQRTQESTVEIEKIIDKIRTATLSTVEVVQSGQGATKASCEAISKTKAALQPVIILMEDINQMSQQMSSAAHAQSVLAQEINQNISQIHDVTESAAQGANSTEQAGNHLQHLADKLEGLVHQFKI, encoded by the coding sequence ATGAAAGACTGGTTACGAAAACTCACAATCAAACAGAAAATGCGTTTTGGATTCGGTGTAATCTGGGGCGTTCTAGCTATCATTACCATTCAAGCAGCGGTCAATCTTGCCGTTGTGCGATCGAATATGTCTGAGGTGGTTGAGAAACAGCAACCGATTGCGCTTGCCGCAAAACAATCTGCATTTTTATTAGAAAAAAGTATGAATGCCTTGAGTATGTATATTTTGATGAATGATGAAAATGTGCTGAAACTCTATGAGGATGGTCTTGCATCGGTCAAACAAAATATGGCTCAATCCAAAAAAGATTTACAAGAATTTGGTACAGAGCAAAAAGTTTTATTAGAAAAGTACCAGCAATTAGAAAAGCATATGTTGCAGTTAGATGCATTGGTATTAGAAGTAAAGAGTTTTCAAAAAAGTCGAACGGCAAAATTTCCCGCTTTTAAATATGTAAACAACAATATGATGGCGATTGCTAATCAGGTTCAGCAGGTAATCTCTTCAATGATCAACTCTGAATTATCTGAGCTTTCTCAGGACAGAGAAGGGGTGATTGGAGATTTACTGAGTTTACAAAAGACCTGGTTAAATGTAACCAGTAGTTTACGGGGTTATATTGGTTTTAGAAGCCAGACTATGTCAGAAGCAACCGATAATTATTTAGATCTTTTTGAGCAAGTACTGCAGAAACTTCAAAACCAAAGAGCAGTAGAGCTTACCTTTGAAGAAGAGGAAGGATTAAGTGCTTTGGCGGCCCTTTATGAGTCTTACCGTGAACATTATATGGTGGTAAAAGGCATACATGGCGGTGAAAAATGGCGTATGGATGTGTGGTTTATGAATAATAAAATCCAACCCGTTTTTAATCAACTGGATGAGGAGTTAATCGCGATTTCAGATTTGGCCGTCTCTGAAGTTGAAAGCATGAGTGAAAGTGTTTTACAGCTGAGTTTAAACAGTATTATTATCTTATTGTTACTCTCTTTTATTGGACAGGTTGCGGGCATGTTGGTCTCAAGAAGGGTAACAGCTTCTGTGGTAAACCCTATACAAGAAATTTCAGCCGCGATGAAAGATATCTCTGAAGGAGAGGGGGATTTGACCCGAAGATTGCCTGTAAATAGCTCGGATGAGGTTGGCAAGCTGGCTGAACATTTCAACCTCTTTGTTGAACGGATTCATACCATGTTGTCTGAGGTGGCAAACACCATTAATCAACTGGAAGTCTCTTCTGGTGAATTATTAGGCATTACACAAAAGGCCAAAAGTGGTGCTCAACAGCAGTTATCCGCCACGGGCGGTTTGTCAGCATCGATGATTGATATGACAGAAAAATCAAAAAGTGTGGAAGATCACTCTCATAACACCTCTCGAGCCACTCAGGAAGCGGCAGATCGAGTCAAAAAAGGGGGCGAGATGGTTATTAGCACCGCTGATCAGATGCAGCAGTTATCAACAGGGATGGATGAAATGAACGCTTCCGTTAACCTCTTGAGAGAAGACAGCGAATCAATTGGTACAGTGGTCAATGTCATTCGAGAGATTGCTGAGCAAACCAATTTGCTCTCTTTAAATGCTGCGATTGAAGCGGCTCGTGCTGGTGAGCATGGTAGAGGGTTTGCCGTGGTTGCAGATGAAGTGAGAGGTTTGGCGCAGAGAACACAAGAATCAACCGTTGAAATTGAAAAAATCATTGATAAAATTCGTACGGCTACCTTATCAACTGTCGAGGTCGTGCAGTCTGGACAAGGTGCTACAAAAGCCAGTTGTGAAGCGATTTCCAAAACAAAAGCGGCTTTACAACCTGTGATTATTTTAATGGAAGATATTAATCAGATGAGCCAACAGATGTCGAGTGCCGCTCATGCACAAAGCGTTTTAGCTCAAGAGATTAATCAGAATATTAGTCAAATACATGATGTTACTGAAAGCGCCGCTCAAGGAGCTAATAGCACTGAACAAGCAGGCAATCATCTGCAACACTTGGCAGATAAGTTAGAAGGCTTGGTGCATCAGTTTAAGATTTAA
- the lgt gene encoding prolipoprotein diacylglyceryl transferase: MWSYPNIDPVALDLGFLQIHWYGLMYLIAFAGGWFYGVYRARNIEPWNSEMVGDLLFYVAMGVILGGRIGYILFYDLSHYLEQPLDVFKVWQGGMSFHGGLLGVTVAMLLFARKTQQSLFQVADFVAPLIPIGLLTGRIGNFINGELWGKTTDSSLGMWVYDPMIQQTIQKYPTQLLEALLEGVVLFILLAWYGRKPRAPGAIAGMFLIGYGVFRFLVEFWRVPDAQLGYLLWNWLTMGQLLSLPMVLIGLLLVLYKNKGNRI, from the coding sequence ATGTGGTCTTACCCAAATATCGATCCCGTTGCCCTTGATTTAGGCTTTTTGCAAATTCATTGGTATGGCTTAATGTATTTAATCGCCTTTGCTGGCGGCTGGTTTTACGGCGTATATAGAGCGAGAAATATCGAGCCTTGGAATTCAGAAATGGTAGGCGACCTGCTGTTTTATGTCGCTATGGGCGTTATTCTAGGTGGACGAATTGGTTATATTCTGTTTTATGACCTCAGTCATTATCTTGAGCAACCTTTAGATGTTTTTAAAGTCTGGCAAGGTGGAATGTCTTTTCATGGTGGTCTTTTAGGCGTAACGGTTGCCATGCTTCTGTTTGCTAGAAAAACTCAGCAAAGCTTGTTTCAAGTGGCAGACTTTGTTGCCCCGCTTATCCCTATTGGTTTGTTGACAGGTCGCATTGGTAACTTTATCAATGGCGAGCTTTGGGGAAAAACAACCGACTCGTCTTTAGGTATGTGGGTTTACGATCCAATGATTCAGCAAACCATCCAAAAATACCCAACACAGCTTTTAGAAGCTCTGCTTGAAGGCGTTGTATTGTTTATTTTACTGGCCTGGTATGGAAGAAAACCGAGAGCACCAGGCGCTATTGCTGGAATGTTTTTAATTGGTTATGGGGTATTCCGATTCCTGGTTGAGTTTTGGCGAGTACCCGATGCTCAGCTGGGCTATCTTTTATGGAACTGGTTAACCATGGGGCAATTGCTGTCATTACCGATGGTGCTCATTGGGTTGTTGTTGGTTCTATACAAAAATAAGGGTAATCGTATTTAA
- a CDS encoding thymidylate synthase gives MQQYLDLLSHILENGTDKGDRTGTGTRSVFGYQMRFDLQQGFPLVTTKKLHIRSIVHELLWFLTGDTNIQYLKDNGVRIWDEWATESGDLGPLYGKQWVAWQKPNGETINQIAEVVETLKNNPNSRRMIVTAWNPADLPDESISPQQNVENGQMALATCHAFFQFYVANGKLSCQLYQRSADTFLGVPFNIASYALLVHMMAQQTGLEVGEFVWTGGDVHLYNNTIEQAKEQLTRAPYQLPKLVIKRQPETIFDYKFEDFEIVGYESHPHIKATVSV, from the coding sequence ATGCAGCAGTATTTAGATTTATTAAGTCATATTTTGGAAAATGGAACCGATAAAGGCGATAGAACGGGTACGGGTACACGTTCTGTATTTGGTTATCAAATGCGATTTGATTTACAACAAGGTTTTCCATTAGTCACCACAAAAAAACTACATATTCGCTCTATTGTGCATGAGTTATTGTGGTTTTTAACAGGTGATACCAATATCCAGTATTTGAAAGATAATGGGGTTCGTATTTGGGATGAATGGGCGACCGAATCAGGTGATTTAGGGCCGCTTTATGGAAAGCAATGGGTCGCTTGGCAGAAGCCGAACGGTGAAACGATTAATCAAATTGCCGAAGTGGTTGAAACCCTTAAAAACAACCCTAATAGTCGCCGAATGATTGTGACCGCTTGGAACCCAGCAGACTTGCCTGATGAATCTATTAGCCCTCAGCAAAATGTCGAAAATGGGCAAATGGCATTAGCGACCTGTCACGCCTTTTTTCAGTTTTACGTGGCTAATGGCAAGCTCTCCTGCCAGTTATACCAACGCAGTGCAGATACCTTTCTTGGTGTGCCATTCAATATTGCCAGTTATGCGCTATTAGTGCATATGATGGCTCAACAGACAGGCCTGGAAGTTGGTGAGTTTGTCTGGACTGGTGGCGATGTGCATCTCTATAACAATACCATTGAACAGGCAAAAGAGCAGTTAACTCGTGCGCCTTACCAACTGCCTAAATTAGTGATTAAACGTCAGCCTGAAACGATTTTTGACTACAAGTTTGAGGACTTTGAAATTGTGGGTTATGAATCTCATCCGCATATTAAAGCCACGGTGTCCGTATGA
- the folA gene encoding type 3 dihydrofolate reductase, with translation MKIAMIAAMAKNRVIGLDNDMPWHLPDDLKFFKAVTTGKPVIMGRKTFESIGSKPLPNRPNYVISRQMDLNTEGVKVFSSVEAALSELSEAEEVIIMGGGQLYTMMLPKADKLYLTLIDADIDGDTHFPDWTRLAWNELAREHHAKDERHAYEFDFVTLEKGE, from the coding sequence ATGAAGATTGCAATGATTGCCGCTATGGCAAAAAACCGAGTGATTGGTTTAGATAATGACATGCCTTGGCATTTACCCGATGATTTAAAGTTTTTTAAGGCGGTAACCACTGGAAAGCCCGTTATTATGGGAAGAAAAACCTTTGAATCGATTGGTTCTAAACCTTTACCTAACCGCCCAAATTATGTCATTAGTCGCCAAATGGATTTGAATACTGAGGGAGTAAAGGTGTTTAGTTCTGTGGAAGCGGCACTATCTGAACTTTCTGAGGCTGAAGAAGTCATTATTATGGGGGGTGGCCAACTATATACCATGATGCTTCCTAAGGCGGATAAACTCTATCTAACATTAATTGATGCAGATATTGATGGTGATACCCACTTTCCTGACTGGACTCGGTTGGCATGGAATGAGCTTGCAAGAGAGCATCATGCAAAAGATGAACGTCATGCGTATGAGTTTGATTTTGTTACCCTTGAAAAGGGGGAATAA
- a CDS encoding methyl-accepting chemotaxis protein, with translation MSIKTKMILGIIGTLVLLLLGNLATQYLTNQTNKTLSIVIDVNGEKLALLNHLKNTSDRREIQLLNLVLFDEDEEGYDEKMAKGRDVLKETADDIFKIFERLNKIDLNAEESKIYEELKANVASANTSFGSFMTAINEGFRDEAVVIMQEEFRPKYQSFADIVEKFRDYEITQNSLAIENLHAEQEQSSVYLWGGFAVIVVLFSIIGFLVMRSLLKPITEMENTMLKIVETGELKHRIKVYGKDELAITSQAVNALLEDISRSVFSVNDVLKDVSKGQFDSEVSFELKGDFMQMKNEVNSSVHQIRSVMNVIEKTAQNFRAGVLEVDKDDSIQLEGKFADVLYDLERSAVLMKSSVNSIAETLNYLSHGDFSVRSEADVLGDFIPLKESLNLTLNDLESFVEEVAKVQASISEGDLTKIVSGTYSGKMAVLKDSLNSSVKNTAVMVAKVEAITQSVVSGVQNLAQGNSEISNRVQEQAAALEETSASMEEMTSAVRQNADNAFQAKEKTTDASHQLEAGLVTMQKALNSMSEMSAASQKINDITTLIDGIAFQTNLLALNAAVEAARAGEHGRGFAVVAGEVRNLAGKSAEAAGEIKHLIENSVKISEESGLYVGQTSEVLSTINATMLEVSEMVADISGTSEEQARGVEQVNSAVMSMDEMTQKNAAIVQTAAESSKALLDNAGTLQEQVSLFNVDNVVSQRMAKLINSKTASQFEKMIEAHLAWKGKIRAYVEGVDIGVTYESATDHTACILGKWYYSDGQAFMHIPQMVQLGDEHMQMHQGIKTVMDAKSINDIDTVEAGLAEIDVQSEKVVELLYQIIDQLA, from the coding sequence ATGTCAATTAAAACGAAGATGATTCTTGGAATCATTGGAACGCTTGTTTTATTGCTTTTGGGAAACCTAGCAACGCAGTACCTTACTAATCAGACAAATAAAACCCTTTCAATTGTTATTGATGTCAATGGTGAAAAGTTGGCATTACTTAATCATCTTAAAAACACCTCTGATAGACGAGAAATTCAACTCCTAAACTTAGTTCTCTTTGATGAAGATGAGGAGGGTTATGACGAAAAAATGGCAAAAGGCCGAGACGTTCTAAAAGAGACGGCGGACGACATATTTAAAATCTTTGAACGTTTAAATAAAATTGATTTAAATGCAGAAGAATCAAAAATATATGAAGAGTTAAAAGCAAACGTAGCGAGTGCAAACACTTCTTTTGGTAGTTTTATGACCGCAATTAATGAGGGTTTTAGGGATGAAGCGGTTGTTATTATGCAGGAAGAGTTTAGGCCAAAGTATCAATCTTTTGCTGATATTGTTGAGAAATTTAGAGATTATGAAATTACCCAAAACTCGCTAGCAATAGAGAATTTACACGCTGAACAGGAGCAAAGTTCCGTATACCTTTGGGGTGGTTTTGCTGTCATAGTTGTACTGTTTTCAATTATCGGTTTTTTGGTTATGCGCAGTTTGCTGAAGCCTATTACTGAGATGGAAAACACCATGCTTAAAATTGTTGAAACAGGTGAGTTGAAGCATCGTATCAAAGTGTATGGCAAGGATGAACTTGCAATTACTTCACAAGCAGTGAACGCTTTATTAGAAGATATTAGTCGTTCTGTTTTTTCCGTTAATGATGTTTTAAAAGATGTTTCAAAAGGTCAGTTTGACAGTGAAGTCTCCTTTGAATTAAAAGGGGATTTTATGCAAATGAAGAACGAAGTAAACAGCTCTGTGCACCAAATCCGTTCTGTCATGAATGTGATTGAAAAAACAGCGCAAAATTTCCGTGCAGGTGTTCTTGAGGTTGATAAAGATGACTCAATTCAGCTAGAAGGTAAGTTTGCGGATGTTCTATATGATTTAGAGCGTTCTGCGGTACTCATGAAATCGAGCGTTAACTCAATCGCTGAAACACTTAATTATCTATCGCATGGTGACTTCTCAGTAAGGTCAGAAGCAGATGTGCTTGGTGACTTTATTCCGTTAAAAGAGTCTTTAAACTTAACCTTAAATGATTTAGAAAGCTTTGTGGAAGAGGTGGCAAAAGTCCAAGCTTCTATTAGTGAAGGGGATCTGACTAAGATTGTAAGTGGAACCTATTCGGGGAAAATGGCGGTTTTAAAAGACTCATTGAATAGTTCAGTAAAAAATACGGCTGTGATGGTCGCGAAAGTCGAGGCGATAACGCAGTCCGTTGTGAGTGGTGTGCAGAATTTGGCTCAGGGTAACAGTGAGATTAGCAACCGAGTACAAGAGCAAGCCGCCGCTTTAGAAGAAACTTCAGCGTCAATGGAGGAGATGACAAGTGCGGTGCGTCAAAATGCAGATAACGCTTTTCAAGCCAAAGAAAAAACCACAGACGCTAGCCATCAGTTGGAAGCGGGTTTGGTGACGATGCAAAAAGCACTTAACTCAATGTCGGAGATGTCAGCTGCGAGTCAGAAGATTAATGATATTACGACCTTAATTGATGGCATTGCTTTCCAGACAAATCTATTGGCACTGAATGCGGCTGTAGAAGCAGCTCGTGCAGGAGAGCATGGACGAGGTTTTGCGGTTGTGGCAGGAGAGGTAAGGAATCTAGCAGGTAAATCGGCAGAAGCGGCTGGTGAGATTAAACACCTAATAGAAAATAGTGTGAAAATCAGTGAAGAAAGTGGCTTGTATGTTGGTCAAACCAGTGAAGTCTTGAGTACAATCAATGCCACGATGCTTGAAGTGAGTGAGATGGTTGCGGACATCTCAGGAACCAGTGAAGAGCAAGCGAGAGGTGTTGAGCAGGTTAATAGTGCGGTAATGTCTATGGATGAGATGACACAGAAAAATGCCGCGATTGTGCAAACGGCCGCTGAATCAAGTAAAGCGCTACTAGACAATGCTGGTACCCTGCAAGAACAGGTGAGTTTATTTAATGTTGATAACGTGGTTTCACAGAGAATGGCTAAGTTAATCAACTCTAAAACGGCGAGTCAATTTGAGAAAATGATTGAGGCTCACTTGGCTTGGAAAGGTAAAATTCGCGCCTATGTTGAAGGTGTGGATATTGGTGTAACCTATGAGTCGGCGACTGACCATACCGCCTGTATCTTAGGCAAGTGGTACTATTCAGATGGTCAGGCCTTTATGCATATTCCTCAAATGGTTCAGCTAGGTGATGAGCATATGCAGATGCACCAAGGGATTAAAACGGTAATGGATGCCAAGTCTATTAATGATATTGATACCGTTGAAGCTGGTCTTGCTGAGATTGATGTGCAGAGTGAAAAAGTGGTTGAACTGCTTTATCAGATAATTGATCAGTTAGCTTAA
- a CDS encoding iron chelate uptake ABC transporter family permease subunit produces MMNWLPDFMFYALIGGIGLAIISAPLGVFMVWQRQSYFGATLAHSALLGISIGLFLEMDLTLSVIVISMLVAAMIFWLSHFKQLSSDTLLGILAHSSLAFGLILISLQDNIQVDLMAYLFGDILSINEIDLGLIFLTSLLILLFYAQHWQALLNVTLNPELAQVEGVNVKRVQLLFVLLLAFMIALSMKIVGVLLVTSLLIIPAAAARRLSNSPEQMLVYSIIIGCLSIISGLLVSYQVDLPTGPSIVMTATILFLLLLLKPQENN; encoded by the coding sequence ATGATGAACTGGCTACCTGACTTCATGTTCTATGCACTTATTGGTGGTATTGGCCTAGCGATTATCTCTGCACCTTTAGGCGTTTTTATGGTTTGGCAACGCCAATCCTACTTTGGCGCAACCCTAGCGCATTCTGCGCTACTTGGTATTAGTATTGGTCTTTTTCTAGAAATGGATTTAACACTTAGTGTCATTGTTATTTCAATGCTCGTGGCGGCAATGATATTTTGGCTAAGCCATTTTAAACAACTGTCGTCAGACACCTTATTAGGCATACTTGCACACAGCAGTTTGGCATTTGGACTCATCTTGATTAGTTTACAAGACAATATTCAAGTAGATTTAATGGCCTATTTATTTGGCGACATTTTAAGCATCAATGAAATCGACTTAGGCTTAATATTCTTAACCAGTCTTCTAATACTCTTATTTTATGCACAACATTGGCAGGCATTACTCAATGTCACACTTAATCCAGAACTTGCACAAGTTGAAGGGGTAAACGTCAAAAGAGTTCAGCTTCTTTTTGTTTTATTGTTAGCTTTTATGATCGCACTCTCGATGAAAATTGTGGGCGTATTATTAGTGACTTCTTTATTAATTATTCCCGCAGCTGCAGCCAGAAGGCTATCAAACTCACCTGAACAGATGCTGGTATACAGCATTATCATTGGTTGCTTGTCGATTATTTCAGGGCTTTTAGTCTCTTACCAAGTAGACCTACCTACTGGTCCTTCTATTGTGATGACCGCCACAATCCTTTTTCTACTGCTTTTATTAAAGCCTCAAGAAAATAATTAA
- a CDS encoding ATP-binding cassette domain-containing protein, producing the protein MQFSQNQKPLIKAENISHQFGSNSVLQQISLQIFPKEIVTLIGPNGAGKSTLLKILLGLIKPSQGLVTRQANLQIGFMPQKIQIDPTLPMTVKRFLELGLPQTHFLKSLVRGRFQATHSNTLIEKTTHDLDINELLNQPIQKVSGGEMQRILLARALIRKPNLLVLDEPVQGVDLQGQTEIYDYINKIRHEYGCGILMVSHDLHIVMKHTDEVLCLNQHMCCTGHPQNVSKSSEFQALFGDLSESLAFYEHHHNNDACDHTHGHHHHNEQETALTAKSEPNNNGKTL; encoded by the coding sequence GTGCAGTTCTCACAAAACCAAAAACCACTGATTAAAGCAGAGAACATCTCCCATCAGTTTGGTTCTAACAGCGTTTTACAGCAAATCTCGTTACAAATTTTTCCTAAAGAGATTGTGACGTTAATTGGGCCTAATGGCGCAGGAAAATCGACTTTACTTAAAATTTTACTTGGCTTAATCAAGCCATCTCAAGGATTAGTCACTCGCCAAGCAAATTTACAAATTGGTTTTATGCCACAAAAAATCCAAATTGACCCAACGCTACCAATGACCGTTAAACGCTTTTTAGAGTTAGGCTTGCCACAAACCCATTTTTTAAAGAGTCTTGTTCGAGGTCGTTTTCAGGCCACGCATTCTAACACACTGATCGAAAAAACCACCCATGATCTAGATATCAACGAACTATTAAATCAACCTATCCAAAAAGTCTCTGGTGGAGAAATGCAGCGCATTCTACTCGCTCGTGCATTGATTAGAAAGCCCAACTTATTAGTACTAGACGAACCTGTCCAAGGTGTTGATTTGCAAGGGCAGACTGAAATCTACGACTATATTAATAAAATTAGACATGAGTATGGCTGCGGTATTTTAATGGTCAGTCACGACCTACACATCGTAATGAAACACACCGATGAAGTACTCTGCCTAAACCAACATATGTGTTGCACAGGACACCCACAGAACGTGAGTAAATCATCAGAATTTCAGGCTCTATTCGGTGATCTCTCTGAAAGCTTAGCCTTTTATGAACATCATCATAATAATGATGCTTGCGACCATACTCATGGCCACCACCATCATAATGAACAAGAAACTGCTCTTACGGCAAAGTCTGAGCCTAATAACAATGGAAAAACATTATGA
- a CDS encoding zinc ABC transporter substrate-binding protein, whose product MNILSSLNHKVLKEVRKELKRLLFGEKRRLDLFKSYSSLMAFCALPLLGFSHSSYAINISTSIPPLAGMIAPLLSEEDHLEVILKPGASPHGFQLKPSDLKTLQQSDLVLWVGSPVDSWMQKPLSNLKGNELSIQALVGIEELPIRQGGLWEKKGHQHKHSEHADEHEEHEHEIRMDGHLWVSVHNAQRLVLAVSKQLQLLKPEQAGAIEQRTQAWLLQLADTDRQIVNQLQPVKEVPFMVLHDAFQYFEHRYDLNGIGSIQLNPSVSPSLKRVAELREKIKQGDVRCVFKEPQFPAKRVLAVTKGLDVQVGSLDPIGLVSKDYQQKNDADYLPYDVFLKQLANQFYDCLARPSAQ is encoded by the coding sequence ATGAATATTTTATCGAGTTTGAATCATAAAGTATTAAAAGAAGTACGAAAAGAATTAAAACGGCTTCTATTTGGAGAAAAAAGGCGTTTGGATTTATTTAAATCTTATTCCTCTCTGATGGCTTTTTGTGCTCTGCCTTTATTGGGCTTCTCTCATTCAAGTTATGCAATTAATATTTCAACCTCAATTCCTCCTTTAGCAGGGATGATTGCTCCTTTGCTCTCTGAAGAGGATCATTTGGAAGTAATTCTAAAACCTGGAGCAAGTCCGCATGGTTTTCAATTGAAACCTTCAGACCTAAAAACGCTTCAACAAAGTGATTTAGTTCTATGGGTGGGAAGTCCTGTTGATAGTTGGATGCAGAAACCATTATCTAATCTTAAAGGCAATGAATTATCTATACAGGCTTTGGTTGGTATTGAAGAGTTACCCATTAGACAGGGTGGTTTGTGGGAGAAAAAAGGGCATCAACATAAGCACTCTGAACATGCCGATGAACACGAAGAGCACGAACATGAAATTAGGATGGATGGTCACCTATGGGTGTCTGTTCATAATGCTCAGCGTTTAGTTCTAGCAGTGTCGAAACAGTTACAGTTATTGAAGCCTGAACAAGCTGGAGCCATAGAGCAAAGAACCCAGGCCTGGTTGTTACAATTGGCAGATACAGATCGACAAATCGTTAACCAACTACAACCCGTAAAAGAAGTTCCGTTTATGGTTTTGCATGACGCTTTTCAATATTTTGAACATCGTTATGACTTGAACGGTATTGGCTCTATCCAATTGAACCCATCTGTGTCACCAAGTCTTAAACGTGTGGCGGAATTGCGCGAAAAAATTAAGCAAGGTGATGTGCGTTGTGTGTTTAAAGAACCGCAATTTCCTGCCAAAAGAGTGTTGGCCGTAACCAAGGGGCTAGATGTGCAGGTGGGAAGTCTTGACCCAATTGGATTAGTTTCCAAAGATTATCAACAAAAAAATGATGCCGACTACTTGCCATATGACGTTTTTCTTAAGCAGTTGGCGAATCAATTTTATGATTGTTTAGCGCGTCCATCAGCCCAATAA